GCTATTCTCCCTCTGCGTTTCTGAGTGAATGTCCGGTTCCTTGCATTCGTTATACCCATTATACCCACTTATTTTTAATACAGGCAGGTATAATGGGTATAACAAAAAGAGCCTCCGAAGAGACTCATATTTATTGGTCGCCATCTTGGCTACCATTTCGACGCAAATGAAAAGAGAGTGCTTTTCCCTTTATTTACTCTCCAGTGACTTGGCCAAAGTAGATAAAAGTGCTGCCATCTCCGGATTGGAAAGGACCTTCGCCAGGAGCTCCGCATCCACATTTGTCGGAAGTTCTACTGTCTTTCCGGCCACATTGGCATGCATGCTCGGATCCAGATTCTTCTTCTCGTAAAAGGCCTGCTCAAAGAGTTCCGCATTTTTTCTGCGATCATCATCAATGATATGCGAATACACATCGGTGACCATATTGATCTGGGAATGACCGGAATCTCCCTGTACCGCCTTGATGTCACCGCCATTCAACTTAAGTTTATAGGTAACACTGGTATGACGAAGGCTATGGAATACTACCGGTGGAAGATCGTGTTCCTTAATCAGGTCATTTAAAGCCTTACGAATAGAAGAAGTTCCAATCGGGAGCCCAAAAGGTGTCGCCATCACCAGATTATAATCCATGTATTCATCTCCCAGAGTTTCCTTGATCTTATCCTGTCCCTTCTTCCATTCCACCAGCATCTCTGCCACAGATTTTGGAAGGAATACTTTACGGATACTGCTCTCTGTCTTTGGCAATTTCAACACACGAACGGTCTTGTTTTTCTTGCTCTCCTCCGGAAATACCAGAATCACATCTTTTCCTCGAAGTTCCTGAATGGCTGCTTTGTCTACTCGCTGAACTTCCTTATCGACATAAATAAAAGCCCGGCTCTCCGCAATGGCTTCTTCCGATATATCCACACAGTCCCAGGTAAGCCCAAGCATTTCTCCCATACGAAGAGAACAGGAAAATGCCAGATTAAGGGCCAGCTTCAGGCGATCATCCTCACAGACTTCCAGTGCATGCATCAAAGTCTCTGCCGTCCAGATTTCACGTTTTGCGCTCTTATACTTTGGAACTGTTGCATAGATCACCGGATTCTTTGCCATCAGCTCCCATTTTACTGCCTGTTGAAAACAATTACGAAGAAGTTTGTGAATATCCCGGATCGTTGCCGGAGTTACATACTCTGACTGACGCTTGCCGGTTGCCGGATTGATCACCGCCGGAGTTCGGAGAAGTCTCTGGTAATATTTTTCAATAAATCTGGTATTGATATTCTCCAGCTTATCTCCGCCAATAATCGGGATGATATAGTTATTGATCATACTCACGTTAGAAGAATATGTGGACAGAGCCCAGGCCTCTTTCCCATACAAATTAACATACTCCTCCAGCAGCTCCTTCACTGTTTTACAATGAGGCACGATCATTTGTCCGATATCCGCACGATACTCGATTTCCTTCTTGCGCTTCTTGGCTTCTGACATGGTCTTATAGGTTTCCCATTTCTGTCTGCGCTTACCATTCTTATCCTTATAACTATATACGACACAAAATCTGCCTCTTCTCTCAACAATTGATGCCATGCTGATCCTCCTTTTTTCTGCTCTGCAGCCAATTTTCAAACGCCTGTCTCGGAATGCGAACCGTCTTGCTGCTTTGAACTGCTTCAATTTTTCCTTTTTTGATCCACTTATGTACGGTTGCCGGATTTATGCCTGCCAGAAGCGCAGCTTCCTTTACCGTCAGATATGCATCATTTCCGATATTTTTGGTATGGCCATCACGATCCTGAACCGCTCTTCTATATGTTTCAATACTGCGATTATCTTCTTTCTTCACCGTTTCCGGCACCTGCTCCGATACGATATGGTATCGATCCTGACTGGCATACCATTCATAAAAACTTTTCTTGGTCACTCGTCTTCGACCATCAAACTCAATGGTTTTCAGAATATCTGAGCTAGCAATAATGTTATAAACTACGCTTCTTGAAACACCCAACATTCTGGCCATTTCCGGCATCCGCATAGAACCTTCCACAATGTCACGAACCTTCTCCCGATCCCTGGCATTGCGGAACCGATTCTGATTCCTGTACCACGCATCAAATGCTTCTTTAGGATACCTTTTCCAATAATCCACCAGGATATATTCCACATCAGCTTTCTTCATCTCCTCGTAAACCTGACATTCAGAAATCTGCAGAATCTCTGCAATATCCTTTGGCGAATAAGAACGCTGCTTCAGTTCCTGTCCAGGCTCCTCTCCGGTAACCTTGTGATATTTGATCTGATTGGCATACCATTTCTCGAAGCTTTCCAGCTCCACACGCATTTTCCCCAGGATCACTTCTGTCTTGAAAAAATTCTTGTGAACCAGCCAATATCGGTCCGTCTTCTTCAAACCCAAGAGCCGTCCCATCTCCGCTACCGACATGTATTTTTTCTCCGGAGAAGGCACCCTTTTGTATGTACTCTGGCTCTCAATCTCTTTCACCAGTTCGTGAAACTCTTCTTCCTTTGTCAATGGATTGTAATACAATCGCGCCACCTCCCTTGGTACTAACATAACTCATCTGCAGAAAAAGCGTTAGGATGTACATCTTTTGCCAATAATGTAATCCTAACCGCTCTTTCTACTGATTCTGATCCAGCCACTCATCGAAACTTTTCTTGGAAATGCGGTACTTGCCACCAACCATCACCCAACTGAATTCTTTCTTCTTGA
This Anaerobutyricum hallii DNA region includes the following protein-coding sequences:
- a CDS encoding tyrosine-type recombinase/integrase; its protein translation is MASIVERRGRFCVVYSYKDKNGKRRQKWETYKTMSEAKKRKKEIEYRADIGQMIVPHCKTVKELLEEYVNLYGKEAWALSTYSSNVSMINNYIIPIIGGDKLENINTRFIEKYYQRLLRTPAVINPATGKRQSEYVTPATIRDIHKLLRNCFQQAVKWELMAKNPVIYATVPKYKSAKREIWTAETLMHALEVCEDDRLKLALNLAFSCSLRMGEMLGLTWDCVDISEEAIAESRAFIYVDKEVQRVDKAAIQELRGKDVILVFPEESKKNKTVRVLKLPKTESSIRKVFLPKSVAEMLVEWKKGQDKIKETLGDEYMDYNLVMATPFGLPIGTSSIRKALNDLIKEHDLPPVVFHSLRHTSVTYKLKLNGGDIKAVQGDSGHSQINMVTDVYSHIIDDDRRKNAELFEQAFYEKKNLDPSMHANVAGKTVELPTNVDAELLAKVLSNPEMAALLSTLAKSLESK
- a CDS encoding helix-turn-helix domain-containing protein, which gives rise to MYYNPLTKEEEFHELVKEIESQSTYKRVPSPEKKYMSVAEMGRLLGLKKTDRYWLVHKNFFKTEVILGKMRVELESFEKWYANQIKYHKVTGEEPGQELKQRSYSPKDIAEILQISECQVYEEMKKADVEYILVDYWKRYPKEAFDAWYRNQNRFRNARDREKVRDIVEGSMRMPEMARMLGVSRSVVYNIIASSDILKTIEFDGRRRVTKKSFYEWYASQDRYHIVSEQVPETVKKEDNRSIETYRRAVQDRDGHTKNIGNDAYLTVKEAALLAGINPATVHKWIKKGKIEAVQSSKTVRIPRQAFENWLQSRKKEDQHGINC
- a CDS encoding helix-turn-helix domain-containing protein; its protein translation is MDKRCYSVAELQDILGVSRQCIYELLKKKEFSWVMVGGKYRISKKSFDEWLDQNQ